In Diaphorobacter ruginosibacter, the genomic stretch GGAAAGCGCGCTTGGCCATGGTGCTCAGCCTCCCGCATGCCCTGGTGCGGTGCGCTCCCGGGCACGCGCCAGGCGATAGCTCAGCTGCGGACGCGTCATGCCCAGCACGCGTGCGGCGGCCGCCAGATTGCCGCCCGCGCGGCGCACCGCCTCCTGGAGCAGCCCATCCTCGAAGGCGTCCAGCGACAGCCCCTGCGCAAGCACTGCGTCATAGAGGCCTGCGGGTTCCGCTGGTGCGGCGCCCTCCGTCCGAGGCGAGATGAGCAACCCCTGCTCATCGACCATGCTGGCATCGCTGCGCTCGCTCCAGTGGGGAAACAGCGCCTGCACATCGATCATTTCGCCCGATGCGGTCAGGATCAACCCGCGCTCCATGAGATTCTCGAGTTCGCGCACATTGCCGGGCCAGGAATGGCTGCGCAGCGCCGCCAGCGCGCGGTCGGTCAGGCCGGTCACCTGCTTGCCATGCAATGCAGAGAACTTCTGCAGCATGTGCATGGCCAGCATCTCGATGTCCTCGGCCCGCTCGCGCAGCGCCGGGATGTGGACCGGATAGACATTCAGCCGATACAGCAGGTCACGCCTGAAATGCCCCGCCTCCACGGCCTTTTCCAGATCCACGTTGGTCGCCGCGATCACGCGCACATCCACCTTGATGGCCCGCGTGCCGCCCAGCCGCTCGATCTCGCCACTTTGCAGCACGCGCAGCAGCTTGGCCTGCGCCGCCAGCGGCAGCTCGCCCAGTTCGTCGAGCAGCAGCGTGCCGCCGTTCGCGCGCTCGAAGCGCCCCACCCGCATGCTGGAGGCTCCGGTATAGGCGCCCTTCTCGGCGCCGAACAGTTCGCTCTCTATCAGTTCCGCAGGCAGTGCCGCGCAATTGATCGCGACAAAGGGCTTGTCGGCGCGCGCACTCATCGCGTGCAGGGCACTGGCAAAACGCTCCTTGCCGACACCTGTCTCGCCCGTGAGCAGCACCGTGACCTGCGTGGGGGCTGCCTTCTGCAGGAGCTCCACCGCCCCCTTGAAGGCGCGCGAACGCCCGAGCAGCGGACCTTGCTCGTCCGCCGGCTTGAGACGCGAGCGCAGCGCCTCGACCTGCGAGTGCAGGTCATCGAGCCGAACGAGCATCGAGTCGGGAGCATAGTCCCGCGCGAGCTGCTCTCCTTCCGGCCACTCGTGTACGAAGCGCCCCTCGATCAGGCAGTATGGCTGGCCGCAGGCCGTGCACTGCACTTCCTTGAAGATCACCGGCCTTCGGAAAAAGGCGCTGCTGTAGCCGGACGCATAGCCCAGCAGCATCCAGCAGGCAGGCTCTTCCTGCGGCCCCCACTCGCGCAGGTGGGCCTCGGACTCCCAGCTGTGGTCCCAGCGCACCTCGCAGCGAAAGCGGCCGGCCTCCTCGTCCACCTCGAACACCTGCGGCGTTGCGCGCACCGCCCCTTCAAGCCGGTGCAACTGCGGCCCCACGGCGAACATGTCGAACACGCTGGCCTCCGGCCGGATCTGCCGCGCTAGCAACGCATCGCGCTCGCCCGAGGCATAACCCGCACGCATGAGCAGGCGGCGCGTGTGCTTGGGACCCACGGTGTCCATGAGCTCCTGGCGCAAGGCGGTCAGCGAGGCCGAGTGCAGGAGCAGCATGCGCTGGCCGGACAGCCAGATCAGCCCATCCTCGGTGGAAAAGCGGATCAGGCGGCGCAGGTCGGCATCCGAGGGCAAGGGGCGGTCAGGACTGGGCATGGACCAACTATCGATAAAACAGCAGGACAAGACCATCGGGTCTTGCCCGAGGTCCCGCACCCGCGAATTGATCATTTGATGACCTTCCAACGCGCGGATTGATCATTTCATCATGCTGCACCGCAGCACCCGGGCCTTCTATCCGAGACAGATGCCGCACAGGCTGTGCAAAGCGTCACCCGGACGACACCCCGCACCGGAAACGGTAGGGAGTAACCCTCAATTTATCGATATTTTTGGATTTCAAACGAAAGTTGGCACGCGCCGTGCAAACAGGCAGGCAACAACCCGCCAGGAGTGATCAATGCAAGACATGCGTACCGCCCCGACATCGAACAGCACCGAGCTTCCCGTCTGCGACCTTTCGTGCCGCAGCGTGCGCATACAGCGGCGCCGCGACAACGGGTTCGTGGAGTTCGAGTTCTCCGTCGGCTGGCCCGAGCTGGTGGTGGAACTGACGATGAAGGAGAGCGACTTCCAGTCCTTTTGCAAGGAGCAGCAGGTGAACCCGCTCTAGGCGACCTGCCCCCCCGATAGCAACCGACCGCACCACAGGAGACAAGAACCATGAACATTGAATTGCAGGCGCGCGAGATCCAGCCGCTGCGCCAGACCTTCGACCGCGTCGCCACCTACACGGGCGACAAGCCGGCATCGCGCTATCTCGAAGCCACGCTCGGCGCGCAGCCGACCGAGCAATTCCACTATCGCCCCACATGGGAAGAAGGCTTCGAGATCTATGACACGCGGCGCACGGCCATCCAGCTGAAGGACTGGAATGCGCTGCGCGATCCGCGACAGTTCTACTACGCCACCTGGGCCATGGCCCGCGCGCGCCAGCAGGACGCCATGGAGGCCAACTACCAGTTCGTCGAGTCGCGCGGCCTCGCACAGAAGATGTCCGATGCGATGCGTGCGCAGGTCTGCACCGTGCTGATGCCGCTGCGCCATGTGGCCTTCGGCGGCAACATGAACAACTGCAACATCTGCTCCCGCGGCTACGGCACGCCCTTCACCGCGCCGGCGATGTTCCATGCCATGGACCAGCTCGGCGTGGCGCAGTACATCACCCGCCTCGGACTCGCGCTCGAGGAGCCCGGCGCGCTCGAGGCAGGCAAGAACGACTGGCTGGGCGCCGAGGCATGGCAGCCGCTGCGCGAACTGGTCGAGGACACCTTCGTGCTCAAGGACCCGGTGGAGCTGTTCGTCGCACAGAACCTGGCACTCGACGGCCAGCTGTATCCGCTGGTCTTCGGCCACTACGTGGACGACCACCTGGCGCTCAAGGGCGGCACGGCCGTCGCCATGCTGACCTCCTTCATCCCGGAGTGGCACGCCGAGTCGAACCGCTGGGTCGATGCCGTGGTCAAGACGGCCGCGAGTGAATCCGGACACAACCAGGAACTGCTCACGCGCTGGTACCGGCACTGGGCCGACCGTGCCACGGCGGCTCTCGAACCGGTTGCACGCCTCGCGCTGGGCGACGACGCCGCCCCGCTGCAAACCGAAGTGCGCGAGGGCCTTGACGCCCGCGCGCGCAAGGCTGGCCTGGCCATCGGCTGAACCACTGGATGAACGGAAGGAGACGTACGACATGCAAGCAGACCACACCGGCACCGAAGCCACTCGCTCCAAGGTGTTCATTGCGTTCCAGGACAACGAGGAATCACGCGCCGTGATCGAGGCCGTGCTCGCCGACAACACCGAGGCCACGGCCGCCTATGCACCGGGGCTCGTGAAGATCGACTGCCCCGGGCGCCTCGTGATCCGCCGCGAAAGCATCGAGGAGATCACCGGCCAGCCCTACAACCTGCAGCAAATCCAGATCAACCTGGTGACGCTCTCGGGCCACGTCAATGAAGACGACGACGAATTCTCGCTGAGCTGGGGCCGCTGAGCGCGCCGCCACCCATCACCCGCATCAACAGCAACGGAGACAGACATCATGGATACACCCGTAGTCAAGAAGAAGCTCGGCCTCAAGGAGCGCTACACCGCCATGACCCGCGGACTCGCCTGGGACACCACCTACCAGCCCATGGACAAGGTGTTCCCCTACGACCGCTACGAGGGCATCAAGATCCACGACTGGGACAAGTGGGAAGACCCGTTCCGCCTGACCATGGACGCCTACTGGAAATAC encodes the following:
- a CDS encoding sigma-54-dependent Fis family transcriptional regulator, whose product is MPSPDRPLPSDADLRRLIRFSTEDGLIWLSGQRMLLLHSASLTALRQELMDTVGPKHTRRLLMRAGYASGERDALLARQIRPEASVFDMFAVGPQLHRLEGAVRATPQVFEVDEEAGRFRCEVRWDHSWESEAHLREWGPQEEPACWMLLGYASGYSSAFFRRPVIFKEVQCTACGQPYCLIEGRFVHEWPEGEQLARDYAPDSMLVRLDDLHSQVEALRSRLKPADEQGPLLGRSRAFKGAVELLQKAAPTQVTVLLTGETGVGKERFASALHAMSARADKPFVAINCAALPAELIESELFGAEKGAYTGASSMRVGRFERANGGTLLLDELGELPLAAQAKLLRVLQSGEIERLGGTRAIKVDVRVIAATNVDLEKAVEAGHFRRDLLYRLNVYPVHIPALRERAEDIEMLAMHMLQKFSALHGKQVTGLTDRALAALRSHSWPGNVRELENLMERGLILTASGEMIDVQALFPHWSERSDASMVDEQGLLISPRTEGAAPAEPAGLYDAVLAQGLSLDAFEDGLLQEAVRRAGGNLAAAARVLGMTRPQLSYRLARARERTAPGHAGG
- a CDS encoding phenol hydroxylase subunit, translating into MQDMRTAPTSNSTELPVCDLSCRSVRIQRRRDNGFVEFEFSVGWPELVVELTMKESDFQSFCKEQQVNPL
- a CDS encoding phenol hydroxylase; its protein translation is MNIELQAREIQPLRQTFDRVATYTGDKPASRYLEATLGAQPTEQFHYRPTWEEGFEIYDTRRTAIQLKDWNALRDPRQFYYATWAMARARQQDAMEANYQFVESRGLAQKMSDAMRAQVCTVLMPLRHVAFGGNMNNCNICSRGYGTPFTAPAMFHAMDQLGVAQYITRLGLALEEPGALEAGKNDWLGAEAWQPLRELVEDTFVLKDPVELFVAQNLALDGQLYPLVFGHYVDDHLALKGGTAVAMLTSFIPEWHAESNRWVDAVVKTAASESGHNQELLTRWYRHWADRATAALEPVARLALGDDAAPLQTEVREGLDARARKAGLAIG
- a CDS encoding MmoB/DmpM family protein codes for the protein MQADHTGTEATRSKVFIAFQDNEESRAVIEAVLADNTEATAAYAPGLVKIDCPGRLVIRRESIEEITGQPYNLQQIQINLVTLSGHVNEDDDEFSLSWGR